In one Mucilaginibacter ginsenosidivorax genomic region, the following are encoded:
- a CDS encoding DUF892 family protein, with protein sequence MTPSPDKNLSPQEVKFENVHLKKIFLEHLNSIYCGKEHLIHFFDEIKTLATLQYLKNAIQDCRDDAENQITNIDRIFNTIGEDQSKISVLGMKAMTLEAYITAIRTGKTAMERDVFIVFYLQLVEGIEVTYFKVLKNLAKAIGYSNTFLDKPFNQAVEDKLMFEGIYKEYITQPYAG encoded by the coding sequence ATGACTCCAAGTCCTGATAAAAACCTATCGCCACAAGAGGTGAAGTTTGAAAATGTGCATCTTAAAAAAATATTCCTCGAACATTTAAACAGCATTTATTGCGGAAAAGAACACCTTATCCATTTTTTTGACGAGATAAAAACGCTGGCCACCCTTCAGTATTTAAAAAACGCCATACAGGATTGCCGCGATGACGCCGAAAACCAGATAACGAATATAGACAGGATATTTAACACGATAGGCGAAGATCAGTCAAAAATAAGCGTGCTTGGCATGAAAGCCATGACACTGGAAGCCTACATAACCGCCATCCGTACCGGTAAAACGGCTATGGAGCGCGATGTATTCATCGTATTTTACCTGCAACTGGTTGAAGGTATCGAGGTTACTTATTTTAAAGTGCTGAAGAACCTGGCTAAAGCAATAGGTTATAGCAACACTTTTTTAGATAAGCCTTTTAACCAGGCAGTTGAAGATAAGCTGATGTTTGAAGGGATTTACAAAGAATACATTACACAGCCATATGCCGGTTAA
- a CDS encoding ABC transporter ATP-binding protein, producing the protein MRYVNPYNTTFVIAAFLTVFLAVGALLQPILIQRTLDVNILNDDYDGLVFMVVLMVAQLVIQTVAQYYQTYLTNTLGQSVIRDLRIDIFNHITSLRLKYFDRTPIGMLITRTVSDLETIADIFSEGLISIMGDMLLVFAVIGLMLFQDWKLALITLIPMPFLFASTYVFKEAIKSSFQEVRTQVAQLNTFLAEHISGISVIQLFAREDQEMRKFKAVNVKYRDANIRSNWYYSIFFPVVEILFAICIGLLVWYGCKRMLTDGQLASLSASKKGITPGLITGFIVLLNMLFRPIRQLADKFNTLQMGMVGADRIFKVLDTNEVAIDNGTLKTGRLKGEIEFDEVWFAYNDENWVLKNISFHVKPGETLALVGATGAGKSSTINILNRFYEIGKGSAKVDGHDIRDYEVEFLRSQIATVIQDVFLFTDTIANNISLNNQSITREQIVAAAKDVGAHEFIERLPGGYDYNVMERGSTLSAGQSQLISFIRALVYNPAILVLDEATSSVDTETEILIQNAINKLMQGRTAIVIAHRLSTIQNADRIIVLDHGEIMEMGTHQELLKIEHGHYRKLYDLQFNSAGIAR; encoded by the coding sequence ATGCGTTATGTAAATCCCTATAATACCACGTTTGTGATTGCCGCTTTTTTAACAGTGTTTTTGGCCGTTGGTGCATTGTTGCAACCCATCTTGATTCAACGTACGCTGGACGTAAATATCCTGAATGATGATTACGACGGGCTGGTTTTTATGGTTGTCCTAATGGTTGCGCAATTGGTTATTCAAACTGTGGCGCAGTATTACCAAACTTATTTAACCAATACCCTGGGCCAATCCGTTATTCGCGATTTGAGGATTGATATTTTTAACCATATCACCAGTTTAAGGCTAAAGTATTTTGACAGGACGCCAATCGGGATGCTTATCACCCGTACGGTATCCGATTTGGAAACCATTGCCGATATATTCTCTGAAGGGCTGATCAGTATCATGGGCGATATGCTGCTGGTATTTGCTGTTATCGGCCTGATGCTGTTCCAGGACTGGAAGCTTGCGTTAATTACCCTTATCCCAATGCCCTTCCTGTTTGCATCAACCTACGTATTTAAGGAGGCCATCAAATCATCGTTCCAGGAAGTGCGTACCCAGGTGGCACAGTTGAATACGTTTTTGGCCGAGCATATCTCGGGCATCAGTGTCATCCAGCTTTTTGCACGGGAAGACCAGGAGATGCGCAAGTTTAAAGCGGTTAACGTAAAGTATCGTGATGCCAACATCCGCAGTAACTGGTATTATTCTATATTTTTCCCGGTGGTGGAGATTTTGTTTGCCATTTGCATAGGCCTGCTGGTTTGGTATGGTTGTAAACGGATGCTTACTGATGGGCAGCTGGCCAGCTTATCCGCATCAAAAAAAGGAATTACCCCCGGATTAATAACCGGCTTTATTGTGCTGCTTAACATGCTTTTTAGGCCCATACGCCAGTTGGCCGATAAGTTTAATACCCTGCAAATGGGTATGGTAGGTGCCGACAGGATTTTTAAAGTATTGGATACCAACGAAGTTGCTATTGACAACGGCACACTGAAAACCGGCAGGCTGAAGGGGGAAATAGAATTTGACGAGGTGTGGTTTGCCTATAACGACGAAAATTGGGTACTCAAAAACATCAGCTTCCACGTAAAACCCGGCGAAACACTGGCGCTGGTAGGCGCTACCGGAGCTGGCAAATCATCTACCATCAATATCCTTAACCGTTTTTACGAGATAGGAAAAGGCAGCGCCAAAGTTGATGGTCATGACATTCGCGATTATGAGGTTGAATTCCTCCGGTCGCAAATAGCCACGGTGATACAGGATGTGTTCCTGTTTACCGATACCATTGCTAATAATATCAGCCTTAACAATCAATCCATCACCCGCGAGCAGATCGTCGCGGCAGCAAAAGATGTGGGTGCCCACGAGTTCATTGAACGTCTGCCCGGTGGCTATGATTATAATGTAATGGAACGCGGATCGACCCTTTCGGCGGGGCAATCGCAATTGATATCTTTTATCCGGGCGCTGGTATACAATCCGGCTATTTTGGTTTTAGATGAGGCTACTTCGTCGGTAGATACCGAAACCGAGATCCTGATCCAGAATGCCATCAATAAACTAATGCAGGGGCGTACTGCTATAGTTATCGCCCATCGCCTATCTACTATTCAAAACGCAGACAGGATCATCGTACTTGACCACGGCGAGATCATGGAAATGGGAACTCACCAGGAACTCCTGAAAATTGAGCACGGCCACTACCGCAAACTTTACGATCTGCAGTTTAACTCGGCGGGGATAGCGAGATAA
- a CDS encoding sensor histidine kinase — MGLLTKFAKLKAFILPVILCACLRVSANNIDTLLVKGPVNDYLSNYYTWFKDSNGTLTPNAAYDSLKAHKFKHDRNRKVFNRGFTGDSYWLAVYVKNDTTIQIPILWSFYNNYLSFDLYEADEGRLPLKFHGTQSSLNPLDKREYPVRSPSFKILMAPQQTKLLLVKVHAINTDNIYFPTDITTTEDYLQYETHNSFLLGKFIGYFLFALVFNILLWFALKNKLHLWHAAYVLSLIGFNINEFLLDTFTFPNWLYKLWVHIPKSMFLLLPVYLGINILQIFINQKQDFKLLYKIFRVYKVVALVVLAFVFANSFVLPANNAFVAFVRLTAYYLTLAGLMLIGVNVVSGIVRKHYYTIIYSISTIFLLFAFLDFLLNTLKLGQLFFIPPGNIVVAFTFEILALTVIFVFKYKKEKNDSIQALNETFNMRTSWAREIIKIQELERERIARDLHDDVGATLSTLKLHLSNHPEKAKTKQEALDYQRSIDLITKITEDVRAISHDLLPPDFSEDGLFIALQSRIDDINYHGRIKFQLVTEGDEEKIDKVTTAILIYRIINELITNIIKHSDASEASVQLAVLGTGIQIIIEDNGIGMGTVVNKAGIGLKNIASRVEFLNGEMHIDTSKNGSTFIISIPFDLKHDLITDNDAS; from the coding sequence ATGGGTTTATTAACAAAATTTGCCAAACTTAAGGCCTTTATTTTACCGGTAATATTGTGCGCCTGCTTACGCGTTTCGGCAAATAATATTGATACCTTACTTGTTAAAGGCCCCGTTAATGATTACCTGAGCAACTATTACACCTGGTTTAAGGATAGCAACGGCACACTAACCCCCAATGCTGCTTACGATAGCCTTAAAGCCCATAAATTTAAGCACGACCGTAACCGGAAAGTGTTTAACCGGGGTTTTACGGGTGATAGCTACTGGCTGGCCGTTTATGTAAAAAACGATACCACCATCCAAATCCCCATATTGTGGAGCTTTTATAACAACTACCTGTCGTTTGATTTATACGAAGCTGATGAGGGCAGGCTGCCCTTAAAATTTCATGGCACACAATCAAGTTTAAACCCGCTTGATAAACGCGAGTACCCTGTAAGGAGTCCATCGTTCAAAATACTCATGGCGCCGCAGCAAACAAAGCTGTTGCTGGTAAAGGTGCACGCCATTAATACCGATAACATTTACTTCCCTACTGATATTACTACAACGGAGGATTATTTACAATACGAAACGCATAACTCGTTCCTGCTGGGCAAATTTATAGGCTATTTTTTGTTTGCACTGGTATTTAATATTTTGCTTTGGTTTGCCCTTAAAAACAAGTTACACCTGTGGCATGCGGCATATGTATTATCGCTCATCGGATTTAACATTAATGAGTTTTTGTTAGATACATTCACGTTTCCCAATTGGCTATACAAACTCTGGGTTCATATACCCAAAAGCATGTTCCTGCTTTTACCTGTTTACCTGGGCATTAATATTTTACAAATCTTCATCAACCAAAAACAAGATTTTAAATTACTTTATAAAATTTTCAGGGTATATAAAGTGGTAGCGTTAGTTGTCCTTGCCTTCGTTTTTGCAAATTCATTTGTTTTACCTGCCAATAATGCTTTTGTTGCTTTTGTACGCCTTACCGCATATTACCTCACCCTGGCCGGTCTGATGCTGATAGGTGTTAATGTAGTTTCAGGTATTGTAAGAAAACATTATTACACCATTATTTATTCAATATCTACCATTTTCCTGCTCTTTGCATTTCTTGACTTTTTACTAAACACACTAAAGCTTGGCCAGCTTTTTTTTATTCCGCCCGGCAACATCGTGGTGGCGTTTACTTTCGAGATACTGGCCCTTACGGTTATATTCGTTTTTAAATACAAAAAAGAAAAAAACGATAGCATTCAGGCCCTTAATGAAACTTTTAATATGCGCACCAGTTGGGCCCGGGAAATTATTAAGATACAGGAATTGGAACGTGAACGCATAGCCCGCGATTTGCATGACGACGTTGGCGCCACCTTAAGCACGCTGAAACTACACTTGAGCAACCATCCGGAAAAGGCCAAAACAAAACAGGAGGCTTTAGATTATCAACGGTCAATTGACCTGATCACGAAAATTACAGAAGATGTAAGAGCCATTTCACATGATTTGCTCCCGCCTGATTTTTCGGAGGATGGGCTATTTATAGCCCTGCAAAGCCGGATTGACGATATTAACTACCATGGCAGGATAAAATTTCAGCTGGTTACCGAAGGCGACGAAGAAAAAATTGATAAGGTTACTACCGCTATTTTAATTTATCGTATTATTAATGAATTAATTACCAATATTATTAAACACTCCGATGCATCTGAAGCCAGCGTGCAGCTGGCTGTACTGGGCACGGGCATCCAGATAATAATTGAAGATAACGGGATAGGGATGGGCACTGTAGTAAATAAAGCAGGTATTGGCCTAAAAAACATCGCCTCGAGGGTTGAATTCCTGAACGGAGAAATGCATATTGATACCAGCAAAAACGGATCGACATTTATCATATCAATACCCTTTGACCTGAAACACGATTTAATTACCGACAATGACGCCAGCTAA
- a CDS encoding DUF4293 domain-containing protein: protein MLQRIQSIYLLAASLVLFALYFFPLAHNVYVNNAPVTISVTGIFQDVNGVQKHIESFTALTAVTAVVALIPLVIIFLFKNRKQQLAFCYGAILALFGYSFWMAQTVKKAVGEGVQLDTHSMGIGLFLTSISIVMLLLATKGIKNDEKLIKSADRLR, encoded by the coding sequence ATGCTACAACGAATACAAAGCATTTACCTGCTTGCGGCCAGCCTGGTGCTGTTTGCCCTTTACTTTTTCCCGCTGGCACATAACGTTTATGTAAATAACGCCCCTGTAACTATTTCGGTCACCGGCATTTTTCAGGATGTTAACGGCGTGCAAAAACATATCGAATCTTTTACAGCGCTTACCGCAGTCACGGCGGTGGTGGCCCTTATTCCGCTGGTTATAATTTTCCTGTTCAAAAACCGCAAACAACAGTTAGCTTTTTGCTACGGCGCTATACTGGCATTGTTTGGCTACAGCTTTTGGATGGCACAAACTGTAAAAAAAGCAGTAGGCGAAGGCGTGCAGCTGGATACGCATTCTATGGGCATTGGATTATTCTTAACATCTATAAGCATTGTTATGCTTTTATTGGCAACCAAGGGTATTAAAAACGACGAAAAGCTAATTAAATCTGCTGACAGGCTTAGATAA
- the truA gene encoding tRNA pseudouridine(38-40) synthase TruA, whose translation MTAKQRYFIELAYDGTAYHGWQVQQNAHSVQEALNKALSTILRQPIETTGCGRTDTGVHAKEFFAHFDVEGVDSPLSMDNGDETKGSHGLSTIDYGLKIRGLNSILPADIAIKNIIPVSPGAHARFDATLRSYQYHVHFNKDPFLRGYSWQLRDVPDMELMNQAAAMIMDYIDFSCFSKSNTQVKTNNCKISRAEWVKTEQGMVFHISADRFLRNMVRAIVGTLMMVGRKEIPPEAVRQIIESKNRSNAGMSVPACGLYLTEVKY comes from the coding sequence GTGACGGCTAAACAACGCTATTTTATTGAACTGGCTTATGATGGCACAGCCTATCATGGCTGGCAGGTACAACAAAACGCCCATAGCGTTCAGGAAGCTTTAAACAAAGCGCTAAGTACCATCCTGCGCCAACCCATAGAAACAACCGGCTGCGGCCGAACCGATACAGGCGTGCACGCCAAAGAGTTTTTTGCCCATTTTGACGTGGAAGGGGTCGATAGTCCATTGTCAATGGACAATGGTGATGAAACCAAAGGGAGCCATGGACTATCGACTATAGACTATGGACTTAAAATTCGAGGCCTCAACTCTATCCTGCCTGCTGATATCGCTATAAAAAACATCATCCCGGTTAGCCCCGGTGCGCATGCCCGGTTTGATGCTACGTTGCGCTCATACCAGTACCACGTGCATTTTAATAAAGATCCGTTTCTAAGAGGATACTCCTGGCAGTTACGCGATGTGCCGGATATGGAACTGATGAACCAGGCCGCAGCTATGATCATGGATTATATTGATTTTAGTTGTTTCAGTAAATCAAACACCCAGGTAAAAACAAATAACTGTAAAATAAGCCGGGCCGAATGGGTTAAAACCGAACAAGGCATGGTATTCCATATTTCGGCCGATAGGTTTTTGCGTAATATGGTACGCGCTATTGTAGGTACCCTGATGATGGTAGGCCGTAAAGAAATACCACCCGAAGCCGTAAGGCAGATCATAGAAAGTAAAAACCGCTCAAACGCAGGGATGAGCGTACCGGCCTGCGGGCTGTATTTAACAGAAGTGAAATATTAG
- a CDS encoding DUF3098 domain-containing protein, with translation MAQKFKPTTPLKTSATASAPKAAKTISNEPVEFIFDKGNYKFLIISVLIVAFGFVLMSGTTDIYSNTKIVIAPIVVLAGFALGFYAILKKPEVSK, from the coding sequence ATGGCACAAAAATTTAAACCAACAACGCCTTTAAAAACATCGGCAACGGCATCGGCGCCAAAAGCGGCAAAAACTATCAGTAATGAGCCAGTAGAGTTTATTTTTGATAAAGGCAATTACAAGTTTTTAATCATCAGTGTGTTAATAGTAGCGTTTGGTTTTGTGCTGATGTCTGGCACTACTGATATTTACAGTAATACCAAAATTGTTATAGCCCCCATAGTTGTGTTAGCGGGTTTTGCTTTAGGTTTTTACGCAATTTTAAAAAAACCGGAAGTTAGCAAGTAA
- a CDS encoding cell division protein FtsX: MEEFEASASSKKVKTIYISTVFGIAMVLLMVGLLGLLLIDANNISRYVKENIVLNIFVDDAAHETDVLQLQKQLDANPMVKQTQYVSKELAARNLQKDLGEDFVKFLGYNPLSQSLDIYMKADFANNKDIEKFKADLLKNPLVKEVKYQQSLVDKMNENVKSISLIILAFAGIFVVLSVALINNTIRLAIYSQRFLIKSMQLVGATKGFIRKPFLLYGIWHGLLGGLIAIVLLVGTLYLAYQQVPDLVFLQTYTEFGMVFLGVVGLGIFISAFSTFLAVNKFLRLKIYDLYR, from the coding sequence ATGGAAGAATTTGAAGCAAGTGCATCGTCAAAAAAGGTAAAAACCATATACATTTCAACTGTATTTGGTATTGCCATGGTGTTGTTAATGGTGGGTTTGTTAGGATTACTGCTAATAGATGCCAACAACATATCGCGCTACGTTAAGGAAAATATTGTATTGAATATTTTTGTTGACGACGCCGCGCATGAAACTGATGTACTGCAGTTGCAAAAACAATTGGATGCCAACCCTATGGTGAAGCAAACCCAATATGTAAGTAAAGAACTGGCCGCCCGTAACCTTCAAAAAGATTTAGGCGAAGATTTTGTGAAATTCCTGGGCTATAACCCCTTATCACAATCGCTGGATATTTATATGAAGGCCGATTTTGCCAACAACAAGGATATCGAAAAATTTAAGGCCGACTTGCTGAAAAACCCCCTGGTTAAAGAAGTTAAGTACCAGCAATCGCTGGTTGATAAGATGAACGAGAATGTGAAATCTATCAGCTTAATCATCCTGGCTTTTGCAGGGATATTCGTTGTTTTATCAGTTGCCTTAATTAATAATACCATCAGGCTGGCCATCTACTCGCAAAGGTTTTTAATTAAATCTATGCAGCTTGTTGGGGCCACTAAAGGCTTTATCCGTAAACCGTTTTTACTATACGGTATTTGGCATGGGCTTTTGGGCGGTTTAATTGCTATTGTTTTATTAGTAGGTACCTTATACCTGGCCTACCAGCAAGTTCCCGACCTGGTTTTCCTGCAAACCTATACCGAATTTGGGATGGTGTTTTTAGGCGTGGTAGGGTTAGGCATATTTATATCAGCCTTTAGCACATTTCTGGCTGTTAACAAGTTTTTACGTTTAAAAATATACGACCTATATAGATAG
- a CDS encoding DEAD/DEAH box helicase translates to MNPFIELGIRHDIVNAISELGFENPTPIQEQSIPVLLTGSNDFVGLAQTGTGKTAAFGLPLLELLDFEENHPQALVLCPTRELCLQITNDIKNYSKKMDNVHVVAVYGGASIMDQLRQIKRGVQIVVATPGRMLDIINRKAIDFSKVKFVVLDEADEMLNMGFQEDIDNILSTTPDEKKTWLFSATMPTEVRRIAKKYMHEPFELTMGTKNTGNANIEHEYYIVRARDKYAAFKRIVDFNPDIFGIVFCRTKIETQDIAEALIKDGYNADSLHGDLSQQQRDKVMKRYRERSLQLLIATDVAARGIDVNDVTHVINYSLPDEVENYTHRSGRTARAGKTGVSISIINAKELGKIRQIERTLGKRFVKAEIPTGFDVCEKQLFSIVHKVHNVQVNEQQIEQYIPRIMEEFKDMSKEEFIKRFASIEFNRFLDYYKNAPDLNASVEEGGRRDRDDRGDRGERGASSGPSAYTRLFINLGSVDEFNRGDLLGYICNQTKISGRSVGKIDVKGVYSFFEVPNEDVEKVNAGFQGAEYKGRPVRIEVSGEGTSDRREGGGGYRGGDRREGGYRGGERREGGGGYRGGERSNSGGGDRRSGGFRDFSGKPREDRPERKRRF, encoded by the coding sequence ATGAACCCATTTATTGAACTGGGAATCCGTCATGATATTGTTAATGCCATCTCTGAGTTAGGGTTTGAAAACCCAACGCCAATCCAGGAACAGTCAATTCCGGTATTGTTAACAGGCAGCAACGATTTTGTCGGATTAGCCCAAACCGGGACCGGTAAGACTGCTGCCTTTGGCCTACCATTATTAGAACTGTTGGATTTTGAAGAAAATCATCCACAGGCACTTGTTTTATGCCCAACACGTGAACTTTGTTTACAGATCACGAACGACATTAAAAATTACTCCAAAAAAATGGACAACGTTCACGTTGTGGCCGTTTATGGCGGAGCAAGCATTATGGATCAGTTACGCCAGATTAAACGCGGCGTACAGATCGTTGTAGCCACACCAGGCCGTATGCTTGATATCATTAACCGTAAGGCGATAGATTTTTCGAAGGTAAAATTTGTAGTATTGGATGAAGCTGATGAAATGCTCAACATGGGCTTTCAGGAAGACATTGATAATATCTTATCTACCACTCCGGACGAGAAAAAAACCTGGCTGTTTTCTGCCACCATGCCAACTGAAGTTCGCCGTATAGCGAAAAAGTACATGCACGAGCCATTTGAGCTTACCATGGGCACAAAAAACACCGGCAACGCCAACATCGAGCATGAATACTATATAGTACGTGCCCGTGACAAGTATGCCGCTTTTAAACGTATTGTTGATTTTAACCCCGACATTTTTGGTATTGTATTTTGCCGTACCAAGATAGAAACACAGGATATTGCAGAAGCCCTGATCAAAGACGGTTACAATGCCGATTCTTTACACGGCGATCTGTCGCAACAACAACGCGATAAAGTAATGAAACGTTACCGCGAGCGTAGCCTGCAATTGTTAATTGCTACCGATGTTGCCGCACGTGGTATTGATGTTAATGATGTAACACACGTTATTAACTACTCATTACCTGATGAGGTTGAAAACTACACCCACCGTAGCGGCCGTACAGCCCGTGCCGGTAAAACAGGTGTATCTATCAGCATCATTAACGCCAAAGAATTAGGTAAAATACGCCAGATTGAGCGCACCCTGGGTAAGCGCTTTGTTAAAGCCGAAATACCAACCGGGTTTGATGTTTGCGAGAAACAATTATTCTCTATTGTTCATAAAGTACATAACGTACAGGTTAATGAGCAGCAAATTGAGCAATATATCCCGCGTATTATGGAAGAGTTTAAGGATATGAGCAAAGAGGAGTTTATCAAACGCTTTGCATCAATTGAATTTAACCGTTTCCTTGATTATTACAAAAACGCGCCAGACCTTAACGCAAGCGTTGAAGAAGGTGGCCGCAGGGATAGGGATGACCGTGGTGATCGCGGCGAACGTGGTGCTTCAAGTGGCCCGTCGGCATACACCCGTTTATTCATAAACTTAGGTTCGGTTGATGAATTTAACCGTGGCGATTTGTTAGGTTACATTTGCAACCAAACAAAAATTAGCGGCCGCAGCGTTGGTAAAATAGATGTTAAAGGTGTTTATTCATTCTTCGAAGTACCTAACGAGGATGTTGAAAAAGTCAATGCCGGTTTCCAGGGCGCCGAATATAAAGGTCGCCCGGTTCGGATAGAAGTATCTGGCGAAGGAACCAGCGACCGTCGTGAAGGTGGTGGTGGTTACCGTGGCGGAGACCGTCGTGAAGGCGGTTATCGTGGTGGCGAACGTCGCGAAGGCGGCGGTGGTTACCGTGGTGGCGAAAGAAGCAACTCAGGCGGCGGCGATCGTCGTAGCGGTGGCTTCCGTGATTTCTCGGGCAAACCCCGCGAAGATCGCCCGGAACGCAAAAGAAGATTCTAA
- a CDS encoding FeoB-associated Cys-rich membrane protein — translation MNIQVILVIVLFAAAVFYIGRMMYKSLTAKKSCGGNCKCGVDFSGIEPGKTHK, via the coding sequence ATGAACATCCAGGTAATTTTAGTTATTGTTCTTTTTGCCGCTGCCGTTTTTTACATTGGCCGTATGATGTATAAAAGCCTCACGGCCAAAAAAAGTTGCGGTGGCAATTGTAAATGCGGTGTTGATTTTTCGGGCATCGAGCCTGGCAAAACGCATAAGTAA
- a CDS encoding NAD(P)H-dependent glycerol-3-phosphate dehydrogenase, translating into MYKKKITVVGGGSWATANVKMLVDNTTEKEVFWWMRNAQAVEHLHKFGHNPYYLSSVEIKLPKENISTDLKSLIQAADFVLLNVPAAFLKEALTGITPADLAGKKIVSAIKGIVPDENLIIGEFLHQKFGIPFEDFIVISGPCHAEEVALEKLSYLTIASGDAALAAEFAGMINTRYIKTNVSDDIYGTEWGAVLKNVYAIAGGICHGVGYGDNFQSVLISNAIRELERFVDVVHPINRDIKESAYLGDLLVTAYSQFSRNRTFGNMIGKGYTVTSAQLEMNMVAEGYYAVNCLQQVNKQYKVNMPICDAVYAILYQKRSPVIEMRLLAEKLS; encoded by the coding sequence ATGTACAAGAAAAAGATAACCGTTGTTGGTGGAGGAAGCTGGGCTACTGCCAACGTAAAAATGTTGGTTGATAACACTACAGAAAAAGAAGTTTTTTGGTGGATGAGGAACGCGCAGGCTGTAGAACATTTGCATAAGTTTGGCCATAATCCTTATTATTTAAGCTCGGTTGAAATAAAGCTGCCTAAAGAAAATATATCAACAGATTTAAAATCGTTGATACAGGCGGCCGATTTTGTATTACTAAATGTACCTGCGGCGTTTTTAAAGGAAGCGTTAACCGGTATTACTCCGGCAGATTTGGCCGGTAAAAAAATTGTATCGGCCATAAAAGGCATTGTGCCCGACGAGAATTTAATTATAGGCGAGTTTTTGCACCAAAAATTTGGTATCCCGTTTGAGGATTTTATAGTGATAAGCGGCCCCTGCCACGCAGAAGAAGTGGCATTAGAAAAACTCTCTTACCTCACCATTGCATCGGGCGATGCAGCTTTGGCCGCGGAATTTGCGGGCATGATTAATACGCGCTACATTAAAACCAACGTATCTGATGATATTTATGGAACCGAGTGGGGAGCTGTATTGAAAAATGTTTACGCTATAGCCGGAGGTATTTGCCATGGAGTGGGATATGGCGATAATTTTCAATCGGTACTTATTTCAAATGCTATACGCGAGCTGGAGAGGTTTGTTGATGTGGTGCACCCCATTAACCGTGATATTAAAGAATCGGCCTACCTGGGCGACTTGCTGGTTACAGCCTACTCACAATTTAGCCGCAACCGTACTTTTGGCAATATGATAGGTAAGGGGTACACTGTTACATCGGCCCAGCTTGAAATGAATATGGTTGCCGAGGGCTATTATGCAGTAAATTGCCTACAGCAGGTTAACAAACAGTACAAGGTGAATATGCCCATTTGCGATGCTGTTTACGCTATTTTGTATCAAAAACGCTCCCCGGTTATTGAAATGAGGCTTTTGGCCGAGAAATTGAGTTAG
- a CDS encoding response regulator transcription factor, which yields MTPAKPAIQIIIAEDHPTFSIGVEQSLARAGNLKVIDKVTNGKQLLQLLNTKVPHLILMDILMPYMNGIEAAKQIRKDFPAIRIIFISMYEERNIIKQCMQYGHGYIPKASTTEQLITIINTVMAGQTYYHNNRQQPFQQTYSDDLIKKYKLTKREIELIQLLKNGLTTKEIAGKLFLSSLTIETHRKNIFRKLEVKNITELIVFALSNRIVE from the coding sequence ATGACGCCAGCTAAGCCAGCCATCCAAATCATCATCGCCGAAGATCATCCTACCTTTTCAATCGGGGTTGAGCAATCATTGGCACGGGCAGGTAACCTAAAAGTTATTGACAAGGTAACCAATGGCAAACAATTATTGCAATTACTTAACACCAAAGTGCCCCACCTTATCCTGATGGATATTTTAATGCCCTATATGAATGGCATTGAAGCGGCTAAGCAAATCCGGAAAGATTTTCCGGCTATCCGCATCATATTTATATCCATGTACGAGGAACGCAATATTATTAAACAATGCATGCAATACGGGCATGGTTATATCCCCAAAGCATCTACCACCGAGCAACTGATCACTATTATCAATACCGTTATGGCAGGCCAAACCTATTACCATAATAACCGCCAGCAACCTTTTCAGCAAACATATAGTGATGATCTAATCAAAAAATACAAGCTCACCAAACGCGAGATTGAATTGATTCAACTGCTAAAAAATGGATTAACTACCAAGGAGATAGCCGGAAAATTATTTTTGAGCAGCCTTACCATTGAAACCCATCGCAAAAACATTTTCAGAAAACTGGAAGTGAAGAACATCACCGAGCTAATTGTTTTTGCATTAAGTAACCGGATAGTAGAGTAG